CCTTTCTAATTAAAACATGTTGCGTATTAGAAATCAGCTTGTTACAATTTGATATGTATCTTGCGCTATAACAAGCTCTTCGTTAGTTGGTATTATCATAATTTTAACAGGCGATTCGCTTGTAGATATTATTGCATCTTTGCCCCTTAGGTTGGTATTGATTTTGGTGTCGATTTCAATTCCCATAAATTCCATATCTTTACAAACAAGTTCTCTGGTTTTCCAAGCATTTTCGCCAACTCCACCTGTAAAGACAATAGCATCAACTCCACCCATAGCAGCAATATACGAGCCTATATATTTTTTAATACGGTAATGATATACTTCTAAAGCTGTAATTGCTTGTTGATTTCCGTTTGATGCAGCAGATTCAACATCTCTCATGTCTGATGAAACTCCGGATAATCCGAGCATACCGCTATGTTTGTTTATAAGAGAGTTGGTATTATTAATGCCTATTTGCTCTTTTGATGCAATGAACAGCAAAGCACCTGCGTCAATATCGCCGCATCTGGTTCCCATAACCACTCCTTCAATCGGAGTCATACCCATAGAGGTATCGAAAGATTTTCCGTTTTTAACGGCACATATTGATGCACCGTTTCCGAGATGACAAGTAATAATTTTAAGATCTTTAATATCTTTGTTTAATAGTTCTGCAGCTCTTTTGGATACAAATCGGTGGCTTGAACCGTGAAATCCGTAACGACGAATTTTGTATTTTTCATATAATGAGTATGGTATTCCGTACAGATAACTCATTTCGGGCATTGACTGGTGAAAAGCTGTATCGAACACACCAACTTGAGGCACATTAGGCAATATTTTAGTCATTGAATAAATACCCTCTAAGTTTGGCGGATTGTGCAGAGGAGCGAGATCAACGCACTCTTCAAGAGCATCAATAACTTCGGGAGTTATTCTTACACTACCGTTAAATTTTTCGCCTGCGTGTACAACGCG
Above is a window of Lentimicrobiaceae bacterium DNA encoding:
- a CDS encoding acetate kinase: MKIIVLNCGSSSIKYQVFEMPEEKVIAKGLVDKIGLKGASIKHTKENNDVVKLSGDILDHQSGIEYVLSLLTNPKLGCISDLNEIGAVGHRVVHAGEKFNGSVRITPEVIDALEECVDLAPLHNPPNLEGIYSMTKILPNVPQVGVFDTAFHQSMPEMSYLYGIPYSLYEKYKIRRYGFHGSSHRFVSKRAAELLNKDIKDLKIITCHLGNGASICAVKNGKSFDTSMGMTPIEGVVMGTRCGDIDAGALLFIASKEQIGINNTNSLINKHSGMLGLSGVSSDMRDVESAASNGNQQAITALEVYHYRIKKYIGSYIAAMGGVDAIVFTGGVGENAWKTRELVCKDMEFMGIEIDTKINTNLRGKDAIISTSESPVKIMIIPTNEELVIAQDTYQIVTS